The Chloroflexia bacterium SDU3-3 genome segment GCCAGCGTGCTCGGGGTGGTACTCGAAGCGGGCGCGCTCGTACCATTGGGTCAGGTAGGTGCCGCCATCGGTTGGGCTGGTCTCCATCTGCGCGGGCGTGATCGGCAGGCCGAACAGTGCCACCGACTCGGCCATGCTTGTGCCGCCAAGACCGTCGAACTCTAGCCCATGGCCTGCCCAGTACGCCCAGAACTCCGGCGCGATGGCCTGGCCTGTCTCGGCGAAGTAGTTTGGCGTATCGGGGCTGCTCTTGGGCATGCTGGCCCAGTCGCGGCCCTGCGCGGCCAGCGCCTCGACCCCCAGCCGACCGATCTGCACGTCGTAGGGGGCCGGATTCTCGGGGTGCAGCTCCAGCCTGGCCCGCTCGAAGCGCTGCGAGGCTCTGCCATCGGCGGATTGCTCTTGGGCGGCCAGCGGGTAGCCAAAGATGGCCAGCCCGCCCTGCTCCTCCCAGAAGCTGCGAAGCCGACCGTCGATGCAGCTGGCGATGCCGGGCACGTTAAAGCATCGCGGGGCAGCCTGGGCGGCCTGGGCCTGTGGCATCAGCGCGGCGAACAGAAGTAAGAAGATAACAAATCTACGCATAGCGGTATGCTCGTTTCATGGGTGAGGTGCTGGGAATAGATGACGCGGCGGTGCGCGTGCCGATCGCGTGTGGCGGTAAGGCGATCATTGTGTGCTGGCATTATAGCATCGTGGCACGGGGCGCGGGGGAATAAAAAAAGGCCAGCCTACGCATGTGGCGCGTAGACTGGCCTTGGGGTAAAGGGCTAGCGGGCGACGAGCGGCATATATGCCCGTGGCTCTATCGAGATCATCACCTGGATTGACTTGACTGCGTTCAGCAGGCCAGCGCCGGTGTCGGCGGCGGTGCCATTGGCGATCGGCGACGCGCCTTGCTCCATCAGCATCTCGGCGGCGCTGCTGTTAAAGGGCTTGCCGTGGGTGCTGGCGTACTCCTTGATCAGCGCGGCCACGCCTGCGGCATGCGGGGCGGCGGCGGAAGTGCCATAGAAGCGATTGGCGTTCCCGAAGAACGATGTTAACCCGCCGTCGGTGGCGGCGAAGTCGGGCTTATTGAGCACCTGGGGCGTGGCCAGCGCTGCGGCTGGGGTGCGCGCCAGGTTGACGCCATCGCTCGCGCCCGCCGCGTAGGTGAGCGGGCCGAAGTAGTGGGTTGCCGGCCCAAGCGAGGTGAACGTTTCGGGCGTGTTGCTGTTGTTATACGGGACAGCGGCCACGCCGATGCCCTCGGCCACCGCCACGTGGTCGCCCACCGATGGCCCGAAGCTGTCGACGCTGTTGTTGCTGGCGTTATACTCGGTGGCCGTGATGCCACGAGCGCTCTGAAACACGTACTTGATACGCGGCGTGCCGCTGCCAGTGTAGCGCCCGATGATCAGCGCGTAGGTTTTGCCCGCAGCCCCCGACCATCCGGTGATCTCCACTGGCGACTGCGTGCCGGTGTAGCTGCTTTGGGTGCCATTTGAGTCGGTGGCGCGCGCCACCAGCTGATTGGTGCTGGTATCAATGATGAAGATGTCGAGATCGGTAGCGATGCCGAACCACGGCTCGGCCCACTGGAACTCCATCACCGGCGACATGCCGCTAGCCCCGGCGGTGAACGCGCTGGTGGCATCCTGGCCGCTGCCGGGGTTGAAGTTGTGACAATCCTTGGGTTTTTCCTGCGCAGGGACCGGGCTGCCATCGAACATCGTGAAATCGGGGCAGGCCATGGGGCGGTAGGCGCTAGCCTCGTAGGATGTGATGTTGTTCCCGGCGTTGTCGCGCTTGTTGGCGTTGCCCGCCGCCGTGAAGTGCGGGATGCCCTTGGCGGCATTCTCGCGGATGGCGAGGTTCACCGGGCCATCTTGGAAGAACGGCTCGCCATAGAACACGATATCGTCGGTGATGATATCCATGCCCGCGTTGCCCAGGTCGCGGATGTTGTCGGCCATCTCGTACATGCTGCCGCCCGCCGTGGCGAAGGCCAGGCTGGCATCGGGAGCGAGGTCGTGCACGATCTGGAGCATCGCACGGCCCTCATCGCTTTGCAAGGCGGCGTCGTCGCTGGCCTCGTGCACCACCTCCACCGGCGTGGTGTCGCCGCATGGGTTGTCCGCCCCAGGCAGATCGCCCGCCTCGATGTCCTGCTGGGCAGTGGTGATCGAACCCTCTTTATCATACGAGTCGGAAACCACGCCCACTTTCACGCCGCTGCCAGTGACACTGTAGGTGGTTCGTGCCTCGGCGGCCTTCAGCTGGGTGTCGCCCTCGCTCAGCACGCCGGTGGGGCAGGTAGCGGCGGCGGTGGTGCGCCGCGCGGCCATGCTGGCGGACACGGGCTGCTCGCTGCGGTGGCGCGGGGCCAGGGCCTCGCCCACGTAGGCCACCGCGCCCACGGCGGACACCGCGTCGAGGCTGCCCGGCGGCACATAGGCGTCGATCACGCCGAAGCGCTCGGACACGTGGCGGATGGTCGCGCCAGCGGCCACCAGCGCGGCCTGGGTAGTGGGCGACACATCGCTGACGCGGATGCTGGCCAGCACTGCGCCATCGGCGCTGAACTGCATGCTGCCCGGCCCGCTGGCGGGCAGGCTCAGTGCGCCTGCCACCTGAGCGCGCGACCTGCTGGCCATGGCGGGCGCGCTCAGCTGGGCCAGCCTGCTGCTCAGCTTCCCATCGGCTTTGCCTGTCTCACCCTGGGCGGAGACAGGCATGGCGATACACAGCACGATCATCGCGGGGAGGCAGCGGATTCCGAGCCATCGTCGGCTGGAAGGGCGGTTGTGGGTCATGTGGTGTTCTTTCCTGTTGTGTGTTTGGGCTGGTTGGGGAGAAGAGGCTGGGTCGTTCTTTGCTACTCTGGGAGATCTTACCACAAAACATCGCGCGCCGCCGTCATGTTCCCACGATCTGGTACAGGCTATCGTCATCGAGCGTGGTCAGGTACAGCTCGCCCGCGTCGTCCTGCCCAAACGAGCTGATCTGCAGACCGCTGGTCAGCAGCACGCGCTGCTGCCACGCGCCGCCCGCATCGCGCTGCAGCCCCCAGATCGTGCCGCTGCAGTAGTCGGCGTAGAGATAGGTGCCCTGCAGCGCGGGGATGCGCTCGCCGCGGTAGACGTAGCCGCCCGTCACCGAGCAGCCCTCGGCGTGGGTGTACTGGGCCACGGGGGCCACATACGCGGCCAGGTCGCAGCCGCGCTGGTAGCACTCATCGCCCTCGGTCGCGTTCCAGCCGTAGTTTGCGCCCGCGCCCGCGCCCGCCGCCTGGAAGTCGATCTCCTCGATCTTGTTCTGCCCGACGTCGGCAATGTACAGATCGCCGGTGGCGCGGTCGAACGAGAAGCGCCAGGGGTTGCGCAGCCCCACCGCCCAGATCTCACCCTTCCCGCCGCCCTTGGCGAAGGGGTTGTCCGCCGGGATTGCGTAGGGCTGGCCGCCGTCCACATCGATCCGCAGCAGCTTGCCCAGCAGCGCGTCGGGGTTCTGGCCGTTGCCCTGCGGGTCGCCCGCGCTGCCGCCGTCGCCCATGCCGATGTAGAGGTAGCCATCCGGCCCGAAGGCGATCTGGCCGCCGTTGTGGTTGGCGTAGGGCTGCTGGATGGTGAGCAGCACCTGCTCGCTGGCCGGGTCGGCGCTGTCGCCGCTGGCATGGAAGCGCGCGATCACGGTGTCGCCCGCGCGGTCGGTGTAGTCCACATACAGCAGGCCGTTCTGCGCGAACTGGGGGTGAAAGGCCACGCTCAGCAGGCCGCGCTCGCTCTCGTTCGACCCCACGCGGTCGACAATGTCAAGAAACAGCTTTGGATCTTGTGTCCCAGCCGCGAACAGCTGGATCTTGCCGGTCTTCTCCACCACGAACAGCCGACCGCCGCCGTCGCCCACCGCGAAGGTGGGCGAGTCAAGCCCCTGAGCCATGCGCTCCAGCGCGATGCTGGCCTGCCCCAGCTGGCCAGCCTGCGCGGCGGCGGCGCTGGCCTGCGGCGTGGCGGCGGCGGTCGCCATCTGGCGCGTGACAGTGGGCGGCGTTGCCTGCGGCGGCGCGGTGGTGGTGGCCTGGCCAGATGGCCCGCACGCCGCCAGCAGCGCCAGGGCCAGGGTGGTGATCGGTCGTAGCATACGCATGGGTCGCTCCTATCATCAGCTCGGTGGCTTCTCCGGCACAGAAAAGAGGGCGC includes the following:
- a CDS encoding S8 family serine peptidase, which produces MTHNRPSSRRWLGIRCLPAMIVLCIAMPVSAQGETGKADGKLSSRLAQLSAPAMASRSRAQVAGALSLPASGPGSMQFSADGAVLASIRVSDVSPTTQAALVAAGATIRHVSERFGVIDAYVPPGSLDAVSAVGAVAYVGEALAPRHRSEQPVSASMAARRTTAAATCPTGVLSEGDTQLKAAEARTTYSVTGSGVKVGVVSDSYDKEGSITTAQQDIEAGDLPGADNPCGDTTPVEVVHEASDDAALQSDEGRAMLQIVHDLAPDASLAFATAGGSMYEMADNIRDLGNAGMDIITDDIVFYGEPFFQDGPVNLAIRENAAKGIPHFTAAGNANKRDNAGNNITSYEASAYRPMACPDFTMFDGSPVPAQEKPKDCHNFNPGSGQDATSAFTAGASGMSPVMEFQWAEPWFGIATDLDIFIIDTSTNQLVARATDSNGTQSSYTGTQSPVEITGWSGAAGKTYALIIGRYTGSGTPRIKYVFQSARGITATEYNASNNSVDSFGPSVGDHVAVAEGIGVAAVPYNNSNTPETFTSLGPATHYFGPLTYAAGASDGVNLARTPAAALATPQVLNKPDFAATDGGLTSFFGNANRFYGTSAAAPHAAGVAALIKEYASTHGKPFNSSAAEMLMEQGASPIANGTAADTGAGLLNAVKSIQVMISIEPRAYMPLVAR
- a CDS encoding PQQ-dependent sugar dehydrogenase; this encodes MLRPITTLALALLAACGPSGQATTTAPPQATPPTVTRQMATAAATPQASAAAAQAGQLGQASIALERMAQGLDSPTFAVGDGGGRLFVVEKTGKIQLFAAGTQDPKLFLDIVDRVGSNESERGLLSVAFHPQFAQNGLLYVDYTDRAGDTVIARFHASGDSADPASEQVLLTIQQPYANHNGGQIAFGPDGYLYIGMGDGGSAGDPQGNGQNPDALLGKLLRIDVDGGQPYAIPADNPFAKGGGKGEIWAVGLRNPWRFSFDRATGDLYIADVGQNKIEEIDFQAAGAGAGANYGWNATEGDECYQRGCDLAAYVAPVAQYTHAEGCSVTGGYVYRGERIPALQGTYLYADYCSGTIWGLQRDAGGAWQQRVLLTSGLQISSFGQDDAGELYLTTLDDDSLYQIVGT